GTTCATCCCAATCTTTGATTAAACCCTGCACAAAAACCATCTCTTCTCCGTCAAGCTCCGGCAATAAATACATGGCATTGGCCATAATCCTCCTCCGTTAAATTTTAGAAAAGCTGCGAATACCTCTACATGAATTTAGCAATAACGACAGAATTCTGCTGCTCAAAATCACCAGCGCGGGAATGCCCAGCGGATGCGCGGCGAACGAGCGTTGAAAATCGCCGTGAAACAGAAACGCGATCGCATGCCCCAAGCCGCAGCCCGGGCAGAAGCGCAATCCCAGAGTGTGAAAGATGCACAAACTCGGAGTTTGATCGGCATAAGGATTCAAACAGGCCAGTGCAATCAAGCCAATCAGCCAGATACCGG
The sequence above is a segment of the Cytophagia bacterium CHB2 genome. Coding sequences within it:
- a CDS encoding DUF2752 domain-containing protein — translated: MRNTSSRQALSRLPLEAGIWLIGLIALACLNPYADQTPSLCIFHTLGLRFCPGCGLGHAIAFLFHGDFQRSFAAHPLGIPALVILSSRILSLLLNSCRGIRSFSKI